Sequence from the Pseudomonas sp. 7SR1 genome:
GCCTCCCGAGCCGACCGATCCACAACTCATGGCCGCACGCACGCCCAGCGAACGGACACCGGTCATCACGGCCATTCGCGTGGAAAACGATTCGAAAGTGGGCGATGACGTGATTCGCTATTACATTCGCCAGCAGATCGGTGAGCCCCTGGACCTGGGCCGCCTGCAAACCGACATGGGCACGCTGTACGGCCTGGACTACTTCGAACAGGTGCAATATCGCGTGGTCCACAAGGGACCGGACAACACCCTGGTGATCAACGCCCGGGGCAAGCGCACCGGTACCGACTATCTGCGACTGGGCCTGAGCCTGTCGGACGATATGCGCGGCGACAGCGCCTTCAACCTCGGCGCCAGCTATCGGGTCAACGGCATCAATCGCCTGGGCGCAGAATGGCTGACCCGGGCCCAGATCGGCGACCGGCAGGAGTTGTACAGCGAGTTCTATCAGCCGCTGGACGTAGGCTCGCGCTACTTCATCGCCCCCTACGGGCAATTCGAATCTCGCAACGTGGAATCGATCCTGGACAACGACCCGGTCGCGCAATACCGCGTGGAGCGTTATGGCCTGGGCCTGAACCTGGGCCGCCAGATCGGCAACAGCGGCGAGATCCGTTTCGGGGTCGGCCAGGCCTGGGGCAAGGCGGACGTGCGCATCGGCGACCACGACCAACCCAGCGAGGACTTCAACGAAGGCTTCTACGAGCTGAAATACTCGTTCGACTCCCTCGACAACGTGTACTTCCCCCACGAAGGCGAAGATCTCGGCCTGTCCTGGCGCCAGTACGATCCGGGCCTGGGCTCCGACCAGCGCTATCGCCAGTGGGAGCTGAAGCTGGACAAGGCCATGAGCAGTGGCCCGAACACGTTCATCCTCGGCGGGCGCTACGGGCGGACCCTCGACACGGCCGAGATCGTGACGTCGAGCTTCGTGCTCGGCGGCGCACGGCAGCTATCAGGCTTTCGCGAAGACGGCATTTCCGGGCAGAACATGAGCCTGATGCGCGCCGTTTACTACCGCCGGCTGACACCCCGAGCCTACCTGCCCCTGGATTTCCCACTGTACTTCGGCGGCTCGCTGGAGCGCGGTCGGGCCTGGAACAACGACAACGAATTCGACAGCGGCTACATCAACGCCGCCAGCATTTTCCTGGGCTTCGACACACCGCTGGGCCCGCTGAACTTCAGCTACGGCTTCAACGACGACGATGAGCAGGCGGTGTACCTGAATCTGGGCCAGACGTTCTGATGGCCAGGCAGGGAAGATTGGATCTCTGGACGGGCTTCTTCACGGGCCAGCCCGGGAAGAGGCCCATCTCCCCTGGAGGCTTTTGAAGAAGTATCAGCGAATCCCGGCCAACAGCACCCGCGCGGTCTGCTTGAGGGGTTCGTCGCCCTCCTGGAGCAGTTCTTCGAGCAACGTGATGGCGGTCTTGATGTCGCCATCGTCGATACAATTCTGCGCCTGCTCAAGCTTTTCCGAATGCTCCGATGCCTGTGGATCCGGAGAGGTCGCTTCGGGCTCCAGCGACAGCGGCTCGAGCTCCAGGGACTGCTCCTCATCGGCGAACCCGTCGAGGAAAGCATCGTCCAGTGACTCGGTTTCCAACGGCGCGCCCCATTGCAGCTCCGGTTCGTCGAAACCGGAAAGCGACAAATCGTCGAGGGCCAGTGGAGGCTCGACGTTTTTGCCGCCGGTGGCCTCCTGCCCTTCCTTGAGATCCCAGCTGGAATCCATGGACAGCTCATCCAGGTTCAGCTCGAACTCGCCCGGCGGGTGTAAAGGGGCCGGCTCGGGAGCGGGAGCAGGAACAGGAATTGGCGCCTGGGGCGCCGGGGGCACGGCCTCGGGTGCGCTGGCCACGGCGACCTTGGGATACTTTGCCCGGACCTCCTCCAGCGTCGAGGCATCGACTCCCTGCGTGGCCAAGTGATGCTCCTGGACCTGGAAGCCGATGGCATCCCCCTGCTTGCCCAGCACATCCAGCAGCTTGAGGCCCAGGTCGGTGCGTTCCGGCTCCGCCAGCAGCGCGGCCCGGAGCAATCCCGCCGCTTCGGCGAAGCGGCCATAGGTCAGGTAGATCCCCACCCCTTCCAGCACGTCGCCCAGTGGGGTATCGCCATTATTGAACGACGCGGCGACTTCTGGCGGGTCCGTCTCCACAGTCGTTCCATAGGTATCGGTGCTGTCCTCCAGCAGGGGGGCGGGACGCTCGGTCATCGACTCCGAACCGACCTGGGCCTGTTGCCGGCGGCGAATGAACAATAACAAGGCGAGCAGCCCCAACAGGCCCACCAGCGCCGCCACCCATGACCAGTCGATGCCCCCAGGCTCCGCCACCGGTTGCGCGTCAGCCGGCGGGGTGTCATTCACAGCCTCCGCTGCGGGGGACGCCGTTGGCGCAGACACCGTGGCACCGGGAGCTGGGGTGAGCTCGGCCAGTTTCGTCTGCAGTTCGCTGATCTGCTGGCGCTGGCCGGCAATTTCTTCGTCCTGGGCCTGGAGCCGGGCCTGCAGCTCTTCGATGGTTTTCTGTTGCTGCTGGTTCTGCAGTACGCTGGCGGCCAGTTGCTCGTTGGAATCGGCAGGGGCCGGAGCCGTATCAGCAGGGGCAGGCAACACGGCCGAATCGGGCAGCAACAGGCGTTGACCGATGGAGAGCCGTTCGCTGCCGGGGTTCAGGGCCAGGATGCCCTGCATCAGCTCGTTGACCGAGGCACCGCTGCCCGCGTCATGCAGGCGCTTGGCAATGATCCAGGGGTTGTCCCCCTGCACGACGGTGTAGCGCTTGCCTTGGGTCGCCGCAGGTGGCTTGATGGCTGGCGCCGCCTGGGTCGATGCCGCTGCCTTGGGCGTACTGGCGGTCGCGTCGGTGGCAGGTACGATAGCTGCCGTGCCTGGCGGGTCGATCAGCACCGTGTATTCACGCAGAAGGCGTCCATTGGGCTGATTGAGCTGCACCAGGAAATTGAGGAAAGGCTCTTCCACCGGTTTGCTGGAAGTCACCCGAATGAAACTGCGTTCGCCGCGCAGCACCGGCGTAAATCGCAGGTTGCTCAGGAAAAACACCCGCTCCACGCCGGCCCGGCTGAAGTCGTCCGGGCTCGCCAGGCTGGCCGATAGATCGCCCTCTTCGAGCCCGGCCACATCCACCAGGGCAATATCGGCGCGCAACGGCTGGTTCAAGGCGGAATGAAGCGTGATTTCCCCAAGGCCCAGCGCTGACGCCAGAGCCGGATACCCCAAGGCACCCATGACCACTGACACGTTGACCCAACTGCGCAACGTGGACTGCAAACTTCCAAGCATGGGTATCCCTTTCGATGACCAGAACAGCTTTCAATACGAGCGCAAGCTGGTGATCTCGTTCAGTTTCAGGTTGGGAAAACTGAACAAGAGCCCCCTATGGTTATAGTTCGCTAACCGCCGAATCTCAAAAGTCTGGCGCCAGGGATATGCCTCAGGACTTTTCCAGGTTGGCCAGGATCGTGCCGTGGACCCGCATGCACACCCGCATGTCCGCTTCGTCGACGCCTTCGAACAGCTCTCGACGCAGTTGGGTGGCAATGGTTTCGATCTGTTCGATCAACGGTCGGGCCGGTGCGCAAAGGACAATCTTCTTGGCCCGGCGGTCTTCGGCCACGGCCTGGCGTTGCACCAGCCCCTGGGTTTCCAGGCTGTCCAGCAGACGCGCCAGCGTCGGGCCTTCTACCGCGACGCTCTGGGCCAGTTCTCGCTGGGTCGGCGCATGTTCGAAACGGGCCAGGTGCAGCAGCACCAGCCAACGCGCCTGGGACAGGCCCAACCCGGCCAGGCGCCGGTCCAGTTCGGCACGCCAGCCTCGAGACATTTGCGCCAATTGCATGCCAAAACGGTGTTGATCGGTCAACGACATAGAAAACTCATCAGATCTTAAAATAAGAAAAACTAATTATTAGTCAGCTAAGCATGCACATTGGAATCCGGCAAGGCCGTTTCCCATTGAATCGCGTACTGAATCGTTAAAGGTCCGCAACTCATTGATCAGACTTCGAATTCCGACTGCAAGGCAGCCCTCACGCAGTACAGGACGCCCTCCGGTACCCGACCGACGAACAGCGCGGCGACCTCCGATACCGAGGGCAACTCACCCTCGCCATCCAGGAAAGCGTCCTGCACTTCGCCCATCAACTCCTCGGGCAAGTCCAGTGCCTGTTCCAGGGATAGCTGCTGCATGCCGATGGCTTCGGCGAGCATCGCATAGACGTTTTTTTCCGAGCACTGCAACTGCCCGGCGATTTGCAATGGCGTCATGCCCGCACGCGCCAGGGTGATGAGTTCGTGGCGTACGTCGGCCACCGACTTCGGCGTCTCGGCCTCCCCGCCCAATACCTGGAGGAACGCCTCGCCATAGCGTTCCAGCTTGCGCGCACCCACACCGCTGACCCGGGCCATCTCCGCCAGGGAGGTGGGCTGGCTGCGCAGCATTTCCAGCAGCGTCGAGTCGGGAAAAATGACATAGGGCGGCACACCGTGTTCCTCGGCCAACTTGCGACGCAAGGCGCGCAGGGCTTCCCACTGATCGCGCTCTTCGCCACGCACCAGCTGGCTGGCCTGGCTCTTGCCGCTCTTGACCGCCGTCGCCGGCTTGAGGTCCCGGCGCAGCTGGAGGCTGACCTCGCCCTTGAGCAAGGGCCGGCAACTGGCGCTCAGGCGCAGCCCGCCGTAGCCTTCCAGGTCGATGTCCGCCAGGCCGCGCGCCACGAGCTGTCGGAACAATGAACGCCATTCACTCTCGGAACGGTCCTTGCCGACACCGAACACCGACAGGTGCTGATGGCCGAAGCTGCGGACCTTCTCGTTGTCCTTGCCCAGCAAGACGTCCACCAGGTGCCCCACGCCATAGCGCTGCCCGGTGCGATAGATGGTCGACAGCGCCTGGCGGGCCGGTTCGGTGGCGTCCCAGGTTTCCACGCCGTCGACACAATTGTCGCAATGCCCGCAGGGTTGGGGCATGTCTTCGTCGAAATAGGCCAAAAGGGTCTGGCGCCGGCAGCGGGTTTCCTCGCACAGGGAAAGCATGGCGTCGAGCTTGTGTTGCTCCAGGCGCTTGTGGCGTTCGTCGCCTTCGGAGTTCTGCAGCATCTGCTTGAGCATCACCACGTCCTGCAGGCCGTAGGCCATCCAGGCGTCGGCCGGCAAGCCATCGCGGCCGGCACGACCAGTTTCCTGGTAATAGGCCTCCAGGGACTTGGGCAGGTCCAGGTGCGCGACGAAACGTACGTTGGGTTTGTCGATGCCCATGCCGAACGCCACGGTGGCCACCATGATCAGGCCTTCTTCGTTGAGAAAGCGCTTCTGGTGATAGGCCCGCAGGTCATTGGGCAGGCCGGCGTGATACGGCAAGGCCGGAAAACCCTGCTCGCAGAGGAATGCGGCGACCTCATCGACCTTCTTGCGCGACAGGCAGTAGACAATGCCGGCATCGCTGCGGCGTTCGGCGAGGAATGCCAGCAACTGCTTGCGCGGCTGCTCCTTGGGCACGATGCGGTAGAAAATGTTGGGCCGGTCGAAACTGGAAAGGAATCGCTCGGCCTCCTGCAAATGCAGGCGCTCGACGATCTCTTCACGGGTACGCTTGTCGGCCGTGGCAGTCAGGGCGATGCGTGGCACGTCCGGGAATAGCTCCGCCAGTTGCCCCAATTGCAGGTATTCGCGACGGAAATCGTGGCCCCACTGGGACACGCAGTGGGCTTCGTCGATGGCGAACAGGGCGATTTCCAGGCTCTGCAGGAACGCCAGCATGCGTGGCTGCACCAGGCGTTCAGGGGCCAGGTACAGCATCTTTACTTCACCGCGCTTGATCCGGGCCGCCAGCTCGCGCTGCTGGTCGGCATTCAAGGTGGAGTTCAACGAAGCAGCGGCAACCCCCAGCTCCTCGAGGGTGGCGACCTGGTCGTCCATCAGGGCGATCAGCGGCGATACCACCACCGCCAGGCCATTGCGCAACAGCGCCGGCACCTGGTAGCACAAGGATTTGCCGCCACCGGTGGGCATCAGCACCAGGGCATCGCCGCCGCTGGCCACGCGCTCAATAATGGCACCCTGGCGGCCACGGAAACTGTCGTAGCCGAAGATGTCCTTGAGGACGCGTTGAGCCTGTTCGAGCATAGAAACTCCAAAAATCACCGAAACATCCCTGCAAGGCTGGTTCAGAATCGAAAAGGCTGCGCCGGCAAATCGTAAGGGCGCGTTTCGAACCGGCTGGACGCCGCAGGGCGTCACAAAACGCGGCAGTATACCCGAGGCCTTCGCCGCAGAGGGCGATGCTGACAAGAGGTGCTTCTGACTTTCAAAGCAAGCCAAGCTGTATGTGTGGCAAGGGGCTTCATTCCCGCCGAGCTGCGCAGCAGCCCCTCTCGGTTTATCGATTGGATCGCACACTCAAGTGACATTGGGTCTGCTGCGCAGCCCAACGGGACGGTGCGACGTTTCGCTGAATCCCCTCGCCACAGGAGCCAGGCCGGGCCTTCCTTCTTCGGTATGTCCCCCGGCTTCTTGGGCAACCCAGCCCTTGCCGACAAGGCAAATGTGCCACGCGGCTGGCCTGGGCGCTCAAGAAGGCCTAGAATTCCCGCATTGTTTATTCCCCCAAGGTAGCCCGTAATGTCCTTCGCTGAGCAACTGACCCGCCTGCAAGTCTTCCTCGACGCCGATGAGCTGCACGACGAAGCGCTGGATTACGTGGCCGCTCATGGCTATCTGACCGCCCTCTCGATCTGCTCCGAGCAGGTGCCTGACCGGGAGTGGATCGACGCCCTGTTCGCCGAAGAGCCGCATTACACCGACGAAGCCCAGCGCATCGAGATCGAAGCCACCCTGGTGGGCCTCAAGGCCCATATCGCCCGCCAACTGGCCTCGGACGAAGAATTCGAACTGCCGTGCGAACTGGACCTGGGCGACGACCCGGACGACTCGGAACTGCGTGGCTGGTGCATCGGTTTCATGGAAGGCGTGTTCCTGCGCGAAGCGGCCTGGTTCGAAACCGCCGAAGAGGAAGTCAGCGAAATGCTGCTGCCGATCATGGTCGGTTCCGGCCTGTTCGACGAACAACCGGAGTTTTCCGACATCGCCGCCGATCCGAACCTGATGGACGACATGATCGTGCAGATCCCGGAAGCCCTCACCGCCCTGTACCTGCTGTGCAACGCCCCGGACGAGAAACCGGCGATCCTCAAGCCGCGCCATCACTGAGCGACCGGGTGCCCGCGCCCATCGGCAAGCGCCCGCTGATCCTGCGTTACGCTCTGCTGGCCATCGGCTGGTTGAGCGTGGTGCTGGGGGTCATCGGTATCTTCATTCCCGTGCTGCCCACCACCCCTTTCCTGCTGCTGGCCGCCGCGTGCTTTGCCCGCAGTTCGCCGCGCTTCTATCGCTGGCTGGTCGGCCATCCGCGACTCGGCCCCTGGATCGCGGATTACCTCAGCGGCAACGGCATTCCCCTCAAGGGCAAGGTCTACGCCATCGCGCTGATGTGGGCGAGCATCCTTTTGTCCTGCTACCTGGTGCCCTTGCCTTGGGCGCGAGGGTTCATGTTGACCAGTGCGGTGCTGGTGACGATCTACATCCTCAGGCAGAAGACGCTGCACAAACCCTGAAGCAAATGTACCCCGGTCCAGCCCCGACAATTAGCTGCTTGCCGCCCTTACCACAGAGGCTCGTTACCTTCCTTTACTAGCCGACCCAGGGCATCCCCCATCCGCCCGTCTTAAACCTGCTCTCACCTGTCAGTCCTGACAGTAGCCACCCTTCATGCATCGGCGCTCTCATATCACACGCCCTGACGCGGCACTTATGAGGACCCCGACCATGCCCCTTCCATCGACACCCGCCGACCAGACCGTCCTTCTGGAGAAACCCGACCTGCCGCGCGCCACTCGCCCCGTGGTGGGGGGCGATTTCGGGGTGCCCAAGCATATCTATGACCAGGAGCCCGCGGGCTGCAAGGTCGCGGTGTTGCCTTATACAAACCAGACAGGCGGGGAGAATGTCTCGATCAACCTCAATGGCGAGACGAACATCGACAACCGGAACACGCTGGGCACCGACGACACGGTGGAGCTGTACATTCCCCATGGAAAACTATTGGCCAACGCAGTCAATCGACTGACCTACACCATAAGGCGCCTCAGCGGTATCCCCGAAACCTCTGACCCTCCTGCAGAGATCCTCTACAACGAGTTCCGACCAGGCCTTTACGATCGCACGCCTGGTGATGGTGCGCATTCCGAGCTGGAATTGATCCTGCCGGATGAAATCAAGAACGGAGTAGGGCCGGGGTTCACCAGGGCGACGGTGTGCGTGAGCTACCCCTATTGCCGGGCACATGACCGTATCTGGCTCAACTGCAACGGCAAGCCCAAATACCATACGGTGCCTGATACCGAGGCCCCATTGCCGCCGGACCCCGGCTCGCCGACACCCACCACGATCTGCTTCGATGTCACCAGCGCCGACCTGGGCGATGACCATGCCCAGTTCATGTTCTCCTTCACGGTCACCGACCAGTTGGGCAACTCGCCGGATCTCAACTCGCCCTGGTCCGCTGTGCAGACGGTTGACGTAGACCAGGCCGGTCTTCGACTGCCGGTGCCGATCCCGCGGGAAATCGCCAGCGACACGGCTGACGACCCCGGCATCATCGATCTCGAAAAACTGGGTACGAACCCGCTGCTGTTGATCGTTCTGACCAGCGACCCTCGTTTCCTGCCGGGAGATACGATCGAGGCGACCTACCTTGCGAAAGTGGTGGGCCAGCCGGAGGTCACCCACAGCGAGACGGGAACGGTCGAAACCGATGGTTTTGGGCAGAAGGTGGCCTGTGTGCTGGAGATTCCCAACGACAAGGTTATTTCGGGCAGCACAGTGCAGGCGTCTTACAAACTGTTCAGGGGCACGACGCTGGTCGGTACCTCAAAAACGGCCCATGCGACCGTGATCGGAGCGGCGCAGAACCTGTTGCCTCCTTCGGTGAAAGAGGCCAATGGCCCCATCCTGAACCCGGTCCAGGCCAAGGACGCGCTCCACATCGTTGTACCGGCCAACGCCGCGCTGCTGCCCGACGACAAACTCAAAGTCACTTGGACCGGCGCAGCGGGCACGCCGGCAGGTGGTTCACACACCTCGGGCGAATGGCCGGTCAGGGATGGGTGGGAAGTACCGATTCCCAACAGCGTGGTGGCGTTCAACCTGGGCAAGGCGGTGACGGTGACCTACACGGTGATCCAGAACGGCGTGGAGTCGCCGCCGTCGGATCCGTTTGTGCTGAATGTGCAGGCGCTCAGCCAAGACGATCTGCTGGTCGCCAGACCAAGGATCCTGCAAGCCACCAACAATGGCGAAGGGGCGGAACTGGATGTAGCAACCTTTACAGGCAACGCCACCGTGCGTATCGACGCCTGGCCCCTTATTGCCCAAGGGCAGTACGTGTGGTTACGCCTGAAGGGCAAAAACAACGATGGCACGGATTATGAACGCGTGCTTTGGAGCAGCGCCCTGGGCAGCCGAGTTTCGGCAAGCTGGGTCTCGGATGGATTCGCGACCAACACCGTGCCATTCACTGAACTGCAGGGGCTGCGCAATGGCAGTACGCTCACGGTGGAGTTCAAGGCCACGTTAAACCAGAGTGCCGAGGAAGGTCTTGCCGATACTTTTCCGTTGCGTACTTATACGGTCACGGTGATGACGGCGTTAAGAGTTGTCTCTCTAACAGCTTCGCCTCGTGGCGCGGAGCATTTGTTTTTGCCTGAGAGCGGATTTCCGAAGACAGGTTTCAACCATGCTCGATTTACAATAAATGTGGATGGTGGGCAGCCTCCTTACTCGTTTTCTGCATCGAACTCCGCGTACGCGTCCATTCATGCCCAAACAGGCGAAGTTCAAAGAACAACTTATCATGAAGTTATTTTTACGATTACAGACGCGGCGCAACCGAACCCTAATCGCGCAACTTTTATAATGAAGCAGGCGGCGCTATGGTTTACAGGACTCTATGGTTATGAGACATGGTCCACCGCCGCTGACCGTGGCAGGCTGCCTCAGGTAGGGCACTTGACTTTAGGGCAGGGTGTTCGGGGAATAGGGACTCTCTTCGGGGAATGGGGGGATATGCAAGTTGGGTATAACTGGCCTAGTGGCGCGACAAACGAACATGGTGCTCCTGACCCAAACATTACGGAATATTGGACGCATGAAAACTCAGGGGATGGTAGCTATTACACTGTCAGCCTTAAACACGGTTATCCCTATAAACGCCCTCACAACTGGTTTATACCTCACATCGGAGTTGTAGCTCTAGGACCTGCCCCGCTACTCTTGGACGCCTTTGGGTTTCCTCCGGGGTTGCGTCCTCCAAAGGATTATCCCGATATTTGCGAACTGGAAAAGGCTTGACGACATAAGTCGCAGAATGCTGGGCAAAATCGACCACACCAACCAGCACAACAATGCCCATGACGAGAGAGTTCGCTCCCGCTGGACTGCGAAGCAGCCCCTTTGATGGGGCAGTCGCTGCGCAACCGAGCAGGAGCAGACTGCCATGAAAACAGCTCGCCGCCCGTCTTAAATCTGCTTTCACCTGTCAGTCCTGACAGTAGCCACCCTTCATGCATCGGCGCTCTCATATCACACGCCCCTGACGCGGCACTTATGAGGACCCCGACCATGCCCCTTCCATCGACACCCGCCGACCAGACCGTCCTTCTGGAGAAACCCGACCTGCCGCGCGCCACTCGCCCCGTGGTGGGGGGCGATTTCGGGGTGCCCAAGCATATCTATGACCAGGAGCCTGCGGGCTGCAAGGTTCTGGTGTTGCCCTATACGAATCAGACAGGTGGGGAGAACGTCTCGATCAACCTCAATGGCGAGACGAACATCGACAACCGGAACACGCTGGGCACCGACGACACGGTGGAGCTGTACATTCCCCATGGAAAACTATTGGCCAACGCAGTCAATCGACTGACCTACACCATAAGGCGCCTCAGCGGTGTCGTTGAAACCTCCGATCCTCCTGCGGAGATTCTGTATAACCAGATCCGCCCTGGTAACGAGGATCGCTCGCCCGGCGATGGTGCGCATTCCGAGCTGGAATTGATCCTGCCGGATGAAATCAAGAACGGCATAGGGCCGGGGTTCACCCGGGCGACGGTGTGCGTGAGTTACCCCTATTGCCGGGCGCACGACCGCATCCGGCTCAATTGCAACGGCAAGGATGTGATTCGTACCGTACTGGAAAGCGAGGCTCCTGCGCCGCCGGACCACGGCTCGGCAACGCCTACCACGATCTGCTTCGATGTCACCAGCGCCGACCTGGGCGAGGACCATCCCGAGTTCATGTTTTCCTTCACGGTCACCGACCAGTTGGGCAACTCACCGGACCTTGACTCGCCCTTTTCGGCAGTACAGATCGTGGACGTGGACCAGGCCGGCCTTCGACTGCCGGTGCCGATCCCGCGGGAAATCGGCAGCGACACGGGCGACGATCCCAGTACCATCGACCTCGACAAGCTGGGCACCAACCCGCTGTTGTTGATCATCTTGACCGGTGACTCACGCTTCCTGCCGGGGGATACGATCGAGGCGACCTACGTCGCGAAGGTGGCAGGCCAGCCGAATGTCACCCACAGCGAGACGGGAACGGTCGAGACCAATGGCTTGGGGCAGAAACAGGCCTGTGTGCTGGAGATTCCCAACGACAAGGTTATTTCGGGCAGCACGGTAGAAATGTCCTACAAGCTGTTCAGGGGCACGACCTTCATGGGCTCCTCAAAAATAGCAAAGGCGACCGTTGTCGGGTCACGACAAGACCCGCTTCCTCCAACCATCGACCAGGCCCTGGGAGACCAACTCGACCCTGCCAATACTCCCAA
This genomic interval carries:
- a CDS encoding patatin-like phospholipase family protein, producing the protein MRRLLPCLLLLLLPLFSHANEPAVQTPRPKIGLVLSGGAARGLAHIGVLKALEEQGIRIDAIAGTSMGAVIGGLYASGYKIDELERLALEIDWQQALSDAPPRKDVPFRRKQDDRDFLVKQKLSFRDDGSLGLPLGVIQGQNLALLLESLLAHASDTRDFDKLPIPFRAVATDIASGEKVVFRKGHLPKVIRASMSIPAVFAPVELDGRLLVDGGMSDNIPLDVAREMGVDMAIVVDIGTPLRNRKQLVTVLDVLNQSTTLMTRRNSQEQLATLKKDDVLIQPALASFGSTDFGQAREMIDAGYRATRILQARLAHLRPPEPTDPQLMAARTPSERTPVITAIRVENDSKVGDDVIRYYIRQQIGEPLDLGRLQTDMGTLYGLDYFEQVQYRVVHKGPDNTLVINARGKRTGTDYLRLGLSLSDDMRGDSAFNLGASYRVNGINRLGAEWLTRAQIGDRQELYSEFYQPLDVGSRYFIAPYGQFESRNVESILDNDPVAQYRVERYGLGLNLGRQIGNSGEIRFGVGQAWGKADVRIGDHDQPSEDFNEGFYELKYSFDSLDNVYFPHEGEDLGLSWRQYDPGLGSDQRYRQWELKLDKAMSSGPNTFILGGRYGRTLDTAEIVTSSFVLGGARQLSGFREDGISGQNMSLMRAVYYRRLTPRAYLPLDFPLYFGGSLERGRAWNNDNEFDSGYINAASIFLGFDTPLGPLNFSYGFNDDDEQAVYLNLGQTF
- a CDS encoding FimV/HubP family polar landmark protein, with the translated sequence MLGSLQSTLRSWVNVSVVMGALGYPALASALGLGEITLHSALNQPLRADIALVDVAGLEEGDLSASLASPDDFSRAGVERVFFLSNLRFTPVLRGERSFIRVTSSKPVEEPFLNFLVQLNQPNGRLLREYTVLIDPPGTAAIVPATDATASTPKAAASTQAAPAIKPPAATQGKRYTVVQGDNPWIIAKRLHDAGSGASVNELMQGILALNPGSERLSIGQRLLLPDSAVLPAPADTAPAPADSNEQLAASVLQNQQQQKTIEELQARLQAQDEEIAGQRQQISELQTKLAELTPAPGATVSAPTASPAAEAVNDTPPADAQPVAEPGGIDWSWVAALVGLLGLLALLLFIRRRQQAQVGSESMTERPAPLLEDSTDTYGTTVETDPPEVAASFNNGDTPLGDVLEGVGIYLTYGRFAEAAGLLRAALLAEPERTDLGLKLLDVLGKQGDAIGFQVQEHHLATQGVDASTLEEVRAKYPKVAVASAPEAVPPAPQAPIPVPAPAPEPAPLHPPGEFELNLDELSMDSSWDLKEGQEATGGKNVEPPLALDDLSLSGFDEPELQWGAPLETESLDDAFLDGFADEEQSLELEPLSLEPEATSPDPQASEHSEKLEQAQNCIDDGDIKTAITLLEELLQEGDEPLKQTARVLLAGIR
- a CDS encoding MarR family transcriptional regulator, with amino-acid sequence MSLTDQHRFGMQLAQMSRGWRAELDRRLAGLGLSQARWLVLLHLARFEHAPTQRELAQSVAVEGPTLARLLDSLETQGLVQRQAVAEDRRAKKIVLCAPARPLIEQIETIATQLRRELFEGVDEADMRVCMRVHGTILANLEKS
- the recQ gene encoding DNA helicase RecQ; protein product: MLEQAQRVLKDIFGYDSFRGRQGAIIERVASGGDALVLMPTGGGKSLCYQVPALLRNGLAVVVSPLIALMDDQVATLEELGVAAASLNSTLNADQQRELAARIKRGEVKMLYLAPERLVQPRMLAFLQSLEIALFAIDEAHCVSQWGHDFRREYLQLGQLAELFPDVPRIALTATADKRTREEIVERLHLQEAERFLSSFDRPNIFYRIVPKEQPRKQLLAFLAERRSDAGIVYCLSRKKVDEVAAFLCEQGFPALPYHAGLPNDLRAYHQKRFLNEEGLIMVATVAFGMGIDKPNVRFVAHLDLPKSLEAYYQETGRAGRDGLPADAWMAYGLQDVVMLKQMLQNSEGDERHKRLEQHKLDAMLSLCEETRCRRQTLLAYFDEDMPQPCGHCDNCVDGVETWDATEPARQALSTIYRTGQRYGVGHLVDVLLGKDNEKVRSFGHQHLSVFGVGKDRSESEWRSLFRQLVARGLADIDLEGYGGLRLSASCRPLLKGEVSLQLRRDLKPATAVKSGKSQASQLVRGEERDQWEALRALRRKLAEEHGVPPYVIFPDSTLLEMLRSQPTSLAEMARVSGVGARKLERYGEAFLQVLGGEAETPKSVADVRHELITLARAGMTPLQIAGQLQCSEKNVYAMLAEAIGMQQLSLEQALDLPEELMGEVQDAFLDGEGELPSVSEVAALFVGRVPEGVLYCVRAALQSEFEV
- a CDS encoding UPF0149 family protein; amino-acid sequence: MSFAEQLTRLQVFLDADELHDEALDYVAAHGYLTALSICSEQVPDREWIDALFAEEPHYTDEAQRIEIEATLVGLKAHIARQLASDEEFELPCELDLGDDPDDSELRGWCIGFMEGVFLREAAWFETAEEEVSEMLLPIMVGSGLFDEQPEFSDIAADPNLMDDMIVQIPEALTALYLLCNAPDEKPAILKPRHH
- a CDS encoding YbaN family protein is translated as MPAPIGKRPLILRYALLAIGWLSVVLGVIGIFIPVLPTTPFLLLAAACFARSSPRFYRWLVGHPRLGPWIADYLSGNGIPLKGKVYAIALMWASILLSCYLVPLPWARGFMLTSAVLVTIYILRQKTLHKP